One Fibrobacter sp. UBA4297 DNA window includes the following coding sequences:
- a CDS encoding toxin-antitoxin system YwqK family antitoxin, which translates to MKNKTFILFAILLFSLLAACVEKRKEYYSDGVLKEITTYRKGVKDGPYISYYRDGKKQKEGLYKDDKQDGVWREWHENGRLAFEGFYYAGMRDSVWKWWHSNGQLSKEEFYKGKIYSYWVQNCRKISDCKENFIRDSVSREWYENGVLESENHYKDGVQLGVSRKWNRDGCLSVEGHFKEGKKDSIWNTWSNGYLFSEASYKLGQRDGTWKMWNVINGQLRSERKYKSDKKEGSWKSWYENGQLETESFYISDKLDGTSKKWFKNGKQKEESLYKSGLLDGAWKAWYENGQLKDERFYKNGEFDGIWTEWYSNGCLKSKVIYKDGKRYGTWKWWYENGKLQWEDNYVLDRAHGVWKRWYKSGKLKSVFYYRDGNLEGVRKAWHENGKIAEEGHYNAGKLDGVRKTWHKNGRLKAEEYYEDDMPVGVWKVWNENGELKEEETYKDGFKTSVLDKTVASDDERGLKNARRRSAPMGPAIMRVWKIPEDSLKIQQSRKSRPTGTLRTILELEKK; encoded by the coding sequence ATGAAAAACAAAACTTTCATCCTCTTCGCCATCCTCCTCTTCTCTCTCCTCGCGGCTTGTGTCGAGAAGCGCAAAGAGTATTATAGCGACGGTGTGCTTAAAGAGATAACGACGTATCGCAAAGGTGTTAAAGATGGCCCGTACATCTCGTATTATAGAGATGGAAAAAAACAAAAAGAAGGCTTATATAAAGATGACAAGCAAGATGGAGTTTGGAGAGAATGGCACGAAAATGGGCGCTTGGCATTTGAAGGTTTTTATTATGCAGGGATGCGTGACAGTGTCTGGAAATGGTGGCATAGCAATGGACAATTGTCGAAAGAAGAGTTCTATAAAGGTAAAATTTATAGTTATTGGGTGCAGAATTGTCGAAAAATTTCGGACTGCAAAGAAAACTTTATTCGTGATAGCGTGAGCCGGGAGTGGTATGAAAACGGGGTGTTAGAATCGGAAAACCATTATAAAGATGGTGTGCAATTAGGTGTTAGTAGGAAATGGAATCGTGATGGCTGTTTGTCTGTTGAAGGGCATTTCAAAGAAGGAAAAAAAGACAGCATTTGGAACACGTGGTCTAATGGATATTTGTTTTCGGAAGCAAGTTATAAACTAGGCCAAAGAGATGGAACTTGGAAAATGTGGAATGTTATAAATGGGCAATTGCGAAGCGAACGAAAATACAAGTCTGACAAAAAAGAGGGGTCTTGGAAATCTTGGTATGAAAATGGACAACTAGAGACTGAATCTTTTTATATATCAGATAAACTTGATGGAACGAGTAAAAAATGGTTTAAAAACGGAAAACAGAAAGAAGAGAGTTTATACAAGTCGGGCTTGCTTGATGGTGCTTGGAAAGCGTGGTATGAAAATGGACAATTGAAAGATGAGCGATTCTATAAAAATGGTGAGTTTGATGGAATATGGACGGAGTGGTATAGCAATGGTTGCCTAAAATCGAAGGTTATTTACAAGGACGGTAAGCGTTATGGAACTTGGAAATGGTGGTACGAAAATGGAAAATTGCAATGGGAAGATAATTACGTATTAGACAGAGCTCATGGTGTATGGAAAAGGTGGTATAAAAGTGGAAAATTAAAATCCGTATTTTATTATAGAGACGGCAATTTAGAAGGTGTTCGGAAAGCGTGGCATGAGAATGGAAAAATCGCCGAGGAAGGACATTATAATGCAGGAAAACTGGATGGCGTTAGGAAAACGTGGCATAAAAACGGGCGCTTAAAGGCAGAAGAGTATTATGAAGATGACATGCCTGTTGGCGTTTGGAAAGTGTGGAATGAAAATGGAGAATTGAAAGAGGAAGAAACCTATAAAGATGGCTTTAAAACATCTGTTCTCGACAAAACCGTTGCTAGCGATGATGAACGCGGGCTAAAGAATGCTAGAAGACGTTCTGCTCCAATGGGACCTGCTATAATGAGAGTATGGAAAATTCCAGAAGATTCCCTGAAAATTCAGCAGTCTAGGAAATCTCGTCCTACAGGAACTTTAAGGACGATTCTGGAATTAGAAAAAAAATAA
- a CDS encoding toxin-antitoxin system YwqK family antitoxin: protein MNHKTFISFIILFFLVACGVEEHKKYYDNGVLKFVTTFSKNGMDGKYISFYENGNQKEVRQYKDGVPSGTWKWWLENGQLKEERLYGNGVQNFERKEWNDDGKLVLEENYKNCIKDGAWKEWYANGKIKQDGFYKAGKMEGVWKSWRENGLLWYEENYKSGRLDGISKVWYENGNLKEESNYKAGEQNGYTKWWHPNGQLRVVEFYKDDRRVEEDSSISWHANGNVASKKICKETNCVYQEWHENGKLEEEGNYKYGKKEGIWKTWHNNGQLAGIRKFKSGETDGPYRFWHKNGMVAYVGTYKNGMEVGTSKGWHSNGRLKAIGFYKNGDKVGTWKEWYSNGRLKSIDFYKKGEKSGIHKELYENGKLKELGFYKNGEKNGCWKSWNEKGLLIEEANYEFDKLNGTWKCWYENGQLKEDGFYSSSKKMQRWKYWHENGMLKEEGRYHLNRKSGCWKSWNANGELESEWCYDGGTKLSKSEYKKRIKKYQNMSLIPIQ from the coding sequence ATGAACCACAAAACTTTTATTTCCTTTATAATTCTTTTCTTCCTCGTCGCCTGTGGTGTCGAAGAGCATAAAAAATATTACGATAACGGTGTATTAAAATTCGTTACAACTTTTTCTAAAAATGGCATGGATGGCAAATACATATCGTTTTATGAAAATGGAAATCAAAAAGAAGTTCGTCAATATAAGGATGGTGTGCCGAGTGGAACTTGGAAGTGGTGGCTTGAGAATGGACAACTAAAAGAAGAAAGATTGTATGGAAACGGTGTGCAAAATTTTGAGAGGAAAGAATGGAATGACGATGGAAAACTTGTCTTAGAAGAGAACTATAAAAATTGTATTAAAGATGGTGCTTGGAAGGAATGGTATGCAAACGGAAAAATAAAACAGGACGGCTTTTATAAAGCCGGAAAAATGGAGGGTGTGTGGAAATCGTGGCGCGAAAATGGGCTTTTGTGGTATGAAGAGAATTATAAGTCTGGTAGGCTTGATGGAATTTCGAAAGTATGGTATGAAAATGGAAACTTGAAAGAAGAATCGAACTATAAAGCTGGCGAACAAAATGGCTATACCAAATGGTGGCATCCAAATGGACAATTAAGAGTAGTTGAATTTTATAAAGATGATAGGAGAGTTGAGGAAGATTCATCAATATCATGGCATGCAAACGGGAATGTGGCTAGCAAAAAAATTTGTAAAGAAACAAATTGCGTGTATCAAGAATGGCATGAAAATGGAAAACTTGAAGAAGAGGGGAATTATAAATATGGTAAGAAAGAAGGAATTTGGAAAACTTGGCATAATAATGGCCAGCTTGCAGGCATACGAAAGTTTAAATCAGGTGAAACGGATGGACCTTACAGATTTTGGCATAAAAATGGAATGGTAGCATATGTAGGAACTTATAAGAACGGAATGGAAGTGGGAACATCAAAAGGATGGCATTCTAATGGTCGTCTGAAAGCAATAGGGTTTTACAAAAATGGAGATAAGGTGGGAACATGGAAAGAATGGTATTCGAATGGCCGACTGAAATCAATAGATTTTTATAAAAAAGGCGAAAAAAGCGGAATCCATAAAGAATTGTATGAGAATGGAAAATTGAAAGAACTTGGTTTTTATAAAAATGGTGAGAAAAATGGATGCTGGAAATCTTGGAACGAAAAAGGGCTTTTGATAGAAGAAGCAAATTATGAGTTTGATAAGTTGAATGGAACTTGGAAATGTTGGTATGAAAATGGCCAATTGAAGGAAGATGGTTTTTACAGTTCAAGCAAAAAAATGCAACGCTGGAAATATTGGCATGAAAATGGTATGTTAAAGGAGGAAGGACGGTATCATTTAAACAGAAAGAGTGGTTGCTGGAAGTCTTGGAATGCAAACGGAGAATTGGAATCAGAATGGTGTTATGATGGAGGAACGAAATTAAGTAAAAGCGAATATAAAAAACGAATTAAAAAGTATCAAAATATGTCCTTAATACCAATTCAGTAA
- a CDS encoding toxin-antitoxin system YwqK family antitoxin has translation MKLKLYLSIAILIGYSLFLAATYNNVRKEYDDGEIKSITTYRWNAKNGRFISYHSNGLVEEEGQYKYDSLDGIWKKWSFEGRLLEEKSYKAGHRDGVWKMWDIYGNLQREEQYKDGELDGVWRSWNEKNVLETEGFYKLGKKEGLWKMRYGNGILKEEGLYKDGKREGLWKEWFSNGLLESEGYYKEGRREGVWKMWPQKNILWPLSGNTRWRKIGAYKSGVKDGTWKLWDDDDKLIREINYKDGILDGVWKSWYENGQLESEGIYKLDEPEGIWKSWYKNGKLQAEGCFKTGLLISYKSWFKNGNQEMVEYFKGKKSYKEFYLGCLYRAKLNLNLPIYCDDEFIRDGEYQEWYENGKMKEFGNYKFGKQDGLWKSWYKNGKLQEMGTYKDGYKDGVWKTWCENGKLESTWQYDAEVEKRPKKYLGGLSRPHKIKM, from the coding sequence ATGAAACTAAAACTATATCTCTCGATTGCAATCCTTATCGGCTACAGCTTATTCCTTGCTGCAACCTATAATAATGTACGTAAGGAATACGATGATGGCGAAATAAAATCTATAACAACGTATCGTTGGAATGCTAAAAATGGTAGGTTTATCAGCTACCACAGTAATGGTCTTGTCGAAGAAGAAGGTCAATATAAATATGATAGCCTTGACGGAATATGGAAAAAGTGGAGCTTTGAAGGAAGATTGCTAGAAGAAAAAAGTTATAAAGCCGGTCACCGCGATGGCGTATGGAAAATGTGGGATATATATGGAAATTTGCAAAGGGAGGAACAATATAAAGATGGCGAACTTGATGGCGTGTGGCGTTCGTGGAATGAAAAAAATGTCTTAGAAACCGAAGGCTTCTATAAATTAGGCAAAAAAGAAGGTCTATGGAAGATGAGGTACGGAAATGGAATATTGAAAGAAGAAGGACTTTATAAGGACGGTAAACGCGAAGGTCTATGGAAAGAATGGTTTTCGAATGGACTATTGGAGTCTGAAGGATACTATAAAGAAGGTCGTAGAGAAGGCGTTTGGAAAATGTGGCCTCAAAAAAACATATTGTGGCCGCTAAGTGGAAATACGAGGTGGAGAAAAATTGGTGCCTATAAATCTGGTGTGAAAGATGGCACTTGGAAATTATGGGATGATGATGATAAATTGATAAGAGAGATAAACTATAAGGATGGTATTCTTGACGGTGTATGGAAATCTTGGTATGAAAACGGACAATTAGAATCGGAAGGAATCTATAAACTTGATGAACCGGAAGGAATCTGGAAATCATGGTATAAAAATGGAAAGTTACAGGCTGAAGGTTGTTTTAAAACGGGTTTACTGATTTCTTATAAAAGTTGGTTTAAAAATGGAAATCAAGAAATGGTGGAATATTTTAAGGGGAAAAAAAGCTATAAAGAATTTTATTTAGGATGCTTATATCGTGCAAAACTCAATTTGAATCTTCCTATTTATTGTGATGATGAATTTATTCGTGATGGCGAGTATCAAGAATGGTATGAAAACGGTAAAATGAAAGAATTTGGAAACTATAAATTCGGTAAGCAAGATGGTCTCTGGAAATCATGGTATAAAAACGGAAAGTTGCAAGAAATGGGAACATATAAAGATGGTTACAAAGATGGCGTATGGAAAACTTGGTGTGAAAATGGAAAATTGGAATCGACTTGGCAATATGATGCAGAAGTGGAAAAAAGACCAAAGAAATATTTGGGGGGGCTTTCTAGGCCCCATAAGATAAAAATGTAG
- a CDS encoding toxin-antitoxin system YwqK family antitoxin, giving the protein MKFRKVILFTLLFASLFFFVACDKEVFSRKEYYDSGEIESITTLDQNGKEDKFISYYNNGKIKQKGQYKAGRKEGPWKTWHENGKLKLDEYYKIGLIEGLLKKWFANGQLQLECMYKIGILDGIWNEWYDSGVKAIEGTYDDGKRKGTWKTWYGDGTLKDEKLYEEKERLGLWKSWFPNGQIMFEKYYANGLMDGVWKEWNSNGQLLSEKKYKAGTCDGVWKEWFENGQLKTERHYKDGALDGAKREWFENGQLKTAEYYKSGEPNGVWKVWYKNGQLASEINYKFGNMDGLWKSWYENGKMELVEYYKSGEPNGVWQSWYPNGRLKSEAYYKHGNKEGSWKELYENGRLKELTSYKSDMKNGVFKSWSRDGQLEWIKNYKADMLDGVSKQFRSNGKVAYETTYKLDKLDGLWREFYESGELKKEGNYEVGSLDGVWKEFYKNGQVSLIGQYLFGRKAGIWKEFYESGQLKREGKYVAGELNGVWKGWRPDGKIAFEGSYTSDGKDGLWRVWYKSGGVAIEGFYKSHAKDGLWKVYLENGQLAFEGSYENGKPKGIWKEWLKNGQLKREFDYDAVKRNFGNERFANNQSKTAKHQIENNQVVMPLNVVNEEFYRNEKKIRPRPMRKKNNE; this is encoded by the coding sequence ATGAAATTCCGAAAAGTCATCTTATTCACATTGCTTTTTGCTTCACTTTTCTTCTTCGTCGCCTGCGACAAAGAAGTTTTCTCGCGTAAAGAATATTACGATAGTGGTGAAATAGAGTCTATAACAACATTAGATCAGAATGGCAAAGAGGATAAGTTTATCTCGTATTACAATAATGGGAAAATAAAACAAAAAGGACAATATAAAGCAGGTCGAAAAGAAGGCCCCTGGAAAACATGGCACGAAAATGGAAAATTAAAATTAGATGAATACTATAAAATTGGTCTTATAGAGGGACTATTGAAAAAATGGTTTGCAAATGGACAATTGCAATTAGAGTGTATGTATAAAATCGGTATTTTGGATGGCATTTGGAATGAGTGGTATGATAGTGGAGTGAAGGCTATAGAAGGGACTTATGATGATGGAAAAAGGAAAGGAACCTGGAAAACGTGGTATGGCGATGGTACATTGAAGGATGAAAAGCTATATGAAGAAAAAGAAAGGTTAGGATTATGGAAATCTTGGTTTCCAAATGGCCAAATCATGTTCGAAAAATATTATGCAAATGGTCTGATGGATGGTGTTTGGAAAGAATGGAATAGTAATGGACAACTGTTGTCAGAAAAGAAATATAAAGCAGGAACATGTGATGGTGTTTGGAAAGAGTGGTTTGAAAATGGCCAGTTGAAAACAGAAAGACATTACAAGGATGGCGCTTTAGACGGTGCCAAGAGGGAATGGTTTGAAAATGGTCAGTTGAAAACGGCAGAGTATTATAAATCGGGTGAGCCTAATGGCGTGTGGAAAGTATGGTATAAAAATGGTCAATTGGCGTCTGAAATAAATTACAAATTCGGTAACATGGATGGCTTATGGAAATCTTGGTATGAAAACGGGAAAATGGAACTTGTCGAATATTATAAATCAGGTGAACCTAATGGCGTATGGCAATCTTGGTATCCAAATGGACGATTGAAATCTGAGGCATATTACAAGCACGGAAACAAGGAAGGTTCTTGGAAAGAATTGTATGAAAATGGACGATTAAAAGAGCTTACGTCGTATAAATCCGATATGAAAAATGGTGTATTCAAATCTTGGTCTAGAGATGGACAATTGGAATGGATCAAAAATTATAAAGCAGATATGCTTGATGGTGTTTCGAAACAGTTCCGTTCAAATGGAAAAGTGGCGTATGAAACTACTTATAAATTAGACAAACTCGATGGTCTCTGGAGAGAATTCTATGAAAGCGGAGAGTTGAAGAAAGAAGGTAACTATGAAGTGGGATCGTTGGATGGCGTTTGGAAGGAATTTTATAAAAATGGACAAGTTTCGCTGATCGGACAATATTTATTTGGTAGGAAGGCTGGTATATGGAAAGAATTTTATGAAAGCGGACAATTGAAAAGAGAAGGTAAATACGTAGCGGGTGAGTTAAATGGCGTCTGGAAGGGATGGCGCCCAGATGGAAAAATTGCTTTTGAAGGATCTTATACTTCTGACGGTAAAGATGGTTTGTGGCGCGTATGGTATAAAAGCGGAGGAGTTGCTATCGAAGGGTTTTATAAATCGCACGCCAAAGATGGCCTTTGGAAAGTCTATCTTGAAAATGGTCAATTGGCGTTTGAAGGCTCTTACGAAAATGGCAAACCCAAAGGAATTTGGAAAGAATGGCTTAAAAATGGACAACTGAAAAGAGAGTTTGATTATGATGCAGTAAAGAGAAATTTTGGAAACGAAAGATTTGCAAATAATCAATCGAAAACCGCAAAACATCAAATAGAAAATAATCAAGTGGTGATGCCTTTGAATGTTGTAAACGAAGAATTTTATCGAAATGAAAAAAAGATTAGGCCTCGTCCGATGCGAAAAAAAAATAATGAGTAA
- a CDS encoding helix-turn-helix domain-containing protein, giving the protein MLNFLRQANVLPDKIAMFTSLKEFGLENYVKVQAAVLLLVKRGSVDVELDLKTYHLEAGALFVVFPEQVLRAKNASADFDPECIACSKNMIDELIIRFDDNTRLILRFRENPLQHLDKGKFEQLNSSFEFLKKKFETTETSACRLQVLKNHLIGLLYECIGFVEEPITTDVVKSRGQVLFSQFIDLVVEKHREQHSVKFYADELGITPKYLSAVAEEQTGKNAKRWIDEHIALDAKVLLRSSSRDIQKVSKILNFPDVSFFGKFFKRLVGVSPKAYRKTAE; this is encoded by the coding sequence ATGCTGAATTTTTTGCGTCAAGCAAACGTGTTGCCCGATAAAATTGCCATGTTTACCAGTCTTAAGGAATTCGGGCTTGAAAATTATGTAAAAGTCCAGGCGGCAGTGCTCCTCTTGGTGAAACGCGGTTCCGTGGACGTTGAACTTGACCTTAAAACCTACCACCTCGAAGCGGGCGCCTTGTTTGTCGTGTTCCCGGAACAGGTGCTGCGTGCCAAGAATGCTTCTGCCGATTTTGACCCGGAGTGCATTGCTTGCTCCAAGAATATGATTGATGAATTGATCATTCGCTTTGATGACAATACGCGATTGATTTTAAGGTTCCGTGAAAATCCGCTGCAGCATCTCGACAAGGGAAAGTTTGAACAACTGAATTCAAGCTTTGAATTTTTGAAGAAAAAGTTTGAAACGACGGAAACCAGCGCTTGCCGCTTGCAAGTTCTCAAGAATCATCTGATAGGACTTTTGTACGAATGCATCGGCTTTGTCGAAGAACCGATTACGACGGATGTCGTCAAGAGCCGTGGCCAGGTGCTGTTCTCGCAGTTCATTGACCTTGTCGTCGAAAAGCATCGCGAACAACATTCCGTGAAATTCTATGCCGATGAACTTGGGATTACGCCGAAGTACCTCTCAGCCGTTGCCGAAGAGCAGACTGGTAAAAATGCCAAGCGCTGGATAGACGAGCATATCGCTCTCGATGCAAAGGTGCTGTTGCGCTCGTCGTCCCGAGACATCCAGAAAGTCTCCAAAATTCTGAACTTCCCGGACGTTTCTTTCTTTGGAAAATTCTTCAAGCGCCTCGTCGGAGTCTCGCCCAAAGCCTACCGCAAAACCGCTGAATAA
- a CDS encoding DUF3943 domain-containing protein, translating into MIRKLLMVLLFCSFYTWGEELNPVPQGVVPLFSIPPQETPYDSVNIGYTITNTTFADTLENDVLNKPKEVYPFFVLGEVFGFNGFIWAWDRYVLDKSYARTGPKYWKRNFKEGWQWDHNHWAINFYGHPYQGATYYNFARGAGYGFYGSLLFAALGSYTWEMFAETEYPSINDLIATSIGGAVYGEVLYRLSRKLYGVDESPWYNQVGAFGMAHSAYLQRKMFGNRDVFTGNTPMDFSIFLGTGSHFGNIYRYGGRNEDDLDQRWDDKHVMYGAEIEYGKPFRKVKRPFDYFTLLTRGEVGPDGTLFQLDVTGKLTNAGVHGRGHWVDFATYLDYCTFYGDFATVGTISIGTGIDFSLWLLPKLRFRMYHQIYFILLGTTDMGYDDLIREVHPEYESDMDNYQYNMGAKYVLGVEVSIGKKFRFKNKMIVDVLHTIPGSLPHYGADGWDMLLMNYTSAEYDLTNKIALGGRFDTYAKVAAYSSEFFEPMSRGVFAYTLYFCYKLF; encoded by the coding sequence ATGATCCGCAAATTATTGATGGTACTTTTGTTTTGTTCGTTCTATACTTGGGGTGAGGAATTAAATCCGGTGCCACAAGGCGTCGTTCCTTTGTTTTCTATCCCCCCGCAGGAAACCCCTTACGATTCTGTCAATATCGGATACACCATTACCAACACGACATTTGCAGATACTCTCGAAAACGATGTCTTGAACAAGCCTAAAGAAGTTTATCCGTTTTTTGTCTTGGGCGAGGTGTTCGGTTTTAACGGCTTTATCTGGGCGTGGGACCGCTATGTTTTGGACAAAAGTTACGCGCGCACGGGGCCGAAATACTGGAAACGCAATTTTAAGGAAGGATGGCAATGGGACCACAACCATTGGGCGATTAATTTTTATGGGCACCCGTATCAAGGGGCTACTTATTACAACTTTGCGCGTGGCGCGGGTTATGGCTTTTATGGTAGCCTCTTGTTTGCCGCCCTCGGTAGCTACACGTGGGAAATGTTTGCCGAGACGGAATACCCCTCCATCAATGACTTGATTGCAACTTCAATTGGCGGCGCTGTCTATGGCGAAGTCCTTTACAGGCTCTCGCGAAAACTTTATGGCGTTGATGAATCTCCCTGGTACAATCAGGTTGGCGCGTTTGGAATGGCGCATTCTGCTTACTTACAAAGGAAAATGTTCGGCAACCGCGATGTCTTTACGGGCAACACGCCGATGGATTTCTCTATTTTCTTGGGAACGGGCTCGCATTTCGGGAATATCTATCGCTACGGTGGCCGCAATGAGGATGATTTGGACCAACGCTGGGACGATAAGCATGTCATGTATGGCGCCGAAATTGAATATGGCAAGCCGTTCCGGAAGGTCAAGCGACCGTTTGATTATTTTACTTTGCTCACTCGCGGTGAAGTTGGTCCCGATGGGACGCTTTTTCAGCTTGATGTGACGGGGAAACTCACGAACGCCGGTGTGCATGGCCGTGGCCACTGGGTGGATTTTGCAACGTATTTAGACTATTGTACGTTTTATGGCGACTTCGCAACGGTCGGTACAATCTCTATCGGTACGGGTATTGACTTTTCACTTTGGCTTTTGCCTAAGTTGCGGTTCCGCATGTACCACCAGATTTATTTCATTTTGCTCGGCACGACGGATATGGGCTATGACGACTTGATTCGTGAGGTGCATCCAGAATATGAATCGGACATGGACAATTACCAGTACAATATGGGGGCAAAGTACGTGCTTGGGGTTGAAGTCTCAATCGGGAAAAAGTTCCGGTTCAAAAACAAGATGATAGTCGATGTGCTGCATACGATTCCGGGCTCGTTACCGCACTATGGTGCTGATGGCTGGGATATGTTGCTGATGAACTATACCTCGGCAGAATACGATTTGACAAATAAAATTGCGTTGGGCGGTCGTTTTGATACCTATGCCAAGGTTGCCGCTTATTCCTCGGAATTTTTTGAACCCATGAGTCGCGGCGTATTTGCATACACTCTGTACTTCTGCTACAAACTGTTTTAA
- a CDS encoding UDP-glucuronic acid decarboxylase family protein yields the protein MRCLVTGGAGFLGSHLCERLLNDGHEVICLDNYFTGRMANVAHLRDNRNFELIRHDVTEPILLEVDRIFNLACPASPIHYQFNPVKTIKTSVMGAINMLGLAKRVKARILQASTSEVYGDPAVHPQTEDYWGNVNPIGIRSCYDEGKRVAETLFMDYHRQNKVDIRIVRIFNTYGPRMLPNDGRVVSNFIVQALNGEDLTIYGDGSQTRSFCYVDDLIEGFVRMMNQDKIIGPVNIGNPGEFTMLELAKEVLELTGSKSKIVYKPLPGDDPKMRRPDITLAKSALKWEPTIPLRQGLEKTIVYFDNLLKSK from the coding sequence ATGCGTTGTTTAGTTACTGGTGGTGCTGGATTCTTAGGAAGTCATCTTTGCGAAAGACTTTTGAATGACGGTCACGAAGTCATTTGCCTAGACAATTACTTCACAGGCCGTATGGCTAACGTTGCCCACCTGCGCGACAACCGCAACTTTGAACTCATCCGTCACGATGTGACCGAACCGATTCTTTTGGAAGTGGACCGCATTTTCAATTTGGCATGCCCAGCAAGCCCGATCCATTACCAGTTCAACCCGGTAAAGACCATCAAGACAAGCGTCATGGGTGCTATCAACATGCTCGGTCTCGCAAAGCGCGTGAAAGCCCGCATCTTACAGGCGAGTACCAGCGAGGTTTATGGTGACCCGGCTGTACACCCGCAGACCGAAGACTACTGGGGAAACGTGAACCCCATCGGCATCCGTAGCTGCTATGACGAAGGCAAGCGCGTCGCCGAAACGCTCTTCATGGATTACCACCGTCAGAACAAGGTCGATATCCGCATCGTCCGCATTTTCAATACGTACGGCCCGCGCATGCTCCCGAACGACGGTCGCGTCGTTTCGAACTTTATCGTCCAGGCGCTCAATGGCGAAGACCTCACCATCTACGGTGACGGCAGCCAGACCCGCAGTTTCTGCTACGTGGACGACCTCATCGAAGGCTTTGTCCGCATGATGAACCAGGACAAGATTATCGGACCGGTGAACATCGGCAATCCTGGCGAATTTACGATGCTCGAACTCGCCAAGGAAGTGCTTGAACTCACGGGTTCCAAGAGCAAGATTGTCTACAAGCCGCTCCCGGGTGACGATCCCAAAATGCGCCGTCCGGACATTACGCTTGCCAAGAGCGCTCTCAAGTGGGAACCGACAATTCCGCTCCGCCAGGGGCTCGAAAAGACAATCGTCTACTTCGATAACTTGCTTAAGTCGAAGTAA
- the nadC gene encoding carboxylating nicotinate-nucleotide diphosphorylase, which translates to MYGDNSTPVFPTEDALTMIRLALAEDVRTGDVTSEWTIPADQKQHARLIAKEDGVLAGLPIIELVFQELKANAKVTLHKKDGDVVKKGDLIAELDGTTHELLTGERTLLNFIQQLSGVATVAHTFQEALKGGKTKVLDTRKTIPGFRTLQKYAVRVGGGSNHRMGLFDMVLVKDNHIAAAGGVLEALEVVKKNNKQGLMVEMEVENFDQLRALLNKGVDVIMLDNMSNEMMAEALKIIKESGDKCLVEGSGNMTLERAKQIATLGLDFISVGALTHSVKALDISMRI; encoded by the coding sequence ATGTACGGCGATAATTCTACTCCAGTATTCCCAACCGAAGATGCTTTGACCATGATCCGCCTCGCGCTTGCCGAGGACGTTCGCACGGGCGATGTGACCAGCGAATGGACCATCCCTGCAGACCAGAAACAGCATGCCCGCCTCATCGCAAAAGAAGATGGCGTGCTCGCCGGCCTTCCGATTATCGAACTCGTGTTTCAGGAACTCAAGGCAAATGCCAAGGTGACGCTCCACAAGAAAGATGGCGACGTTGTGAAGAAGGGCGACTTGATTGCTGAACTCGATGGCACGACGCACGAACTTTTGACGGGCGAGCGCACGCTCCTGAACTTCATCCAGCAACTTTCCGGTGTGGCAACGGTTGCCCACACGTTCCAGGAAGCTTTGAAGGGCGGCAAGACCAAGGTGCTCGATACCCGCAAGACGATTCCGGGATTCCGCACTTTGCAGAAGTACGCCGTTCGCGTCGGTGGCGGTTCCAACCACCGCATGGGCCTCTTCGACATGGTGCTCGTGAAGGACAACCACATTGCGGCTGCCGGTGGCGTTCTCGAAGCTCTTGAAGTCGTCAAGAAGAACAACAAGCAGGGCTTGATGGTCGAAATGGAAGTCGAAAACTTCGACCAGCTCCGTGCACTCCTCAACAAGGGTGTCGATGTCATCATGCTCGACAACATGAGCAACGAAATGATGGCCGAAGCCTTGAAGATTATCAAGGAAAGTGGCGACAAGTGCCTCGTGGAAGGTTCTGGCAACATGACTCTCGAACGCGCGAAGCAGATTGCAACGCTCGGTCTCGACTTCATCTCTGTCGGTGCCCTCACGCATAGCGTCAAGGCCCTCGACATCTCAATGAGAATTTAA